From the genome of Malus domestica chromosome 04, GDT2T_hap1, one region includes:
- the LOC103433704 gene encoding uncharacterized protein isoform X1 encodes MENRKPERKLLRCLRTKTQRLKEFLIFPTTAAPPCNFSEPPILLCDLIVLNNMLTTMQQGRKVQLRNSTKLMSGISPYLIVLIHFKLIILCTIAWRDLISNGMKRHSLTSRQESTHIFRYPLLAMNIRKVIQTKMINIQNNRPIIQMKARKLDRSKNDWGLKNGEQESNHLESILNKQSFLVMNANLGSKILQMFHEMQGNKRLIPDPQGVCISLCPSIFQFWLMEHANILT; translated from the exons ATGGAAAATCGCAAGCCAG AAAGGAAGCTATTACGCTGCCTGAGAACGAAGACACAGAGATTGAAGGAATTCTTAATTTTTCCCACGACGGCAGCGCCTCCATGCAATTTCAGCGAACCTCCTATTTTGCTATG CGACTTGATAGTGTTGAACAATATGTTAACAACAATGCAGCAGGGGAGGAAGGTCCAGCTCCGCAACTCTACCAAG CTAATGTCGGGAATATCACCTTACCTGATCGTTTTGATCCATTTCAAGCTGATCATTTTATGTACAATCGCTTGGAGAG ATTTGATATCGAACGGGATGAAGAGACACAGTTTAACTTCACGTCAGGAGAGTACACACATATTCCGATACCCTCTCCTCGCGATGAACATCAGGAAG GTGATACAAACCAAGATGATCAACATCCAGAACAACAGGCCAATCATCCAGATGAAAGCAAGGAAATTAGATAG GTCCAAAAACGACTGGGGACTAAAAAATGGAGAACAAGAAAGCAACCATCTGGAATcgattttgaacaaacaatcaTTCCTGGTCATGAATGCCAATCTTGGCTCCAAAATCCTTCAGATGTTTCACGAGATGCAAGGAAACAAAAGGTTAATCCCTGATCCCCAAGGTGTATGCATCAGTTTATGCCCATCTATATTTCAATTCTGGTTAATGGAACATGCGAACATACTAACTTAA
- the LOC139195071 gene encoding protein DETOXIFICATION 44, chloroplastic-like has translation MALRRQVGEVKQRGLPMQTKQLDDSQSKGLLPSVSTSLALAATIGIAEAVAHFLASGLLMNAVGISADSPMRTPAENLLVPRAFGAPPIVIVLAAQGPFRGFKDTKTPLYAIVAGNLLNAILMFTFFFGIRGAAIATVISEYVNDVAPDAAILMWKLNSKVLLVATYIDGRRIIGYRKSGGLPIGRSLAVVVTTTLATSMAEGPGPMAGHQIWFQV, from the exons ATGGCGCTGCGGCGACAGGTTGGGGAAGTAAAGCAGCGCGGGTTGCCGATGCAGACAAAGCAGTTG GATGACAGCCAGAGCAAGGGGCTCCTTCCCTCGGTGTCAACTTCGTTGGCTCTTGCTGCCACCATTGGCATTGCTGAAGCTGTTGCACATTTTCTTGCGTCGGGTCTCTTGATGAATGCCGTTGGTATATCTGCT GATTCACCAATGCGAACACCTGCCGAGAATTTGCTTGTCCCAAGGGCATTTGGTGCTCCACCGATTGTAATTGTACTTGCCGCACAAGGCCCATTTCGTGGTTTTAAGGACACAAAGACACCTCTGTATGCCATTG TTGCTGGCAATTTACTTAATGCTATATTGATGTTTACATTCTTTTTTGGAATCCGCGGTGCTGCTATTGCCACGGTGATTTCTGAGTACGTCAACGATGTG GCACCTGATGCTGCTATTTTGATGTGGAAATTGAATAGCAAAGTCCTACTGGTCGCTACCTATATTGATGGGAGGAGAATCATCGGTTACCGTAAATCTG GGGGTCTTCCTATTGGCAGGAGCTTAGCAGTGGTTGTAACTACGACACTAGCCACATCCATGGCAGAGGGTCCTGGTCCCATGGCTGGCCACCAGATTTGGTTTCAAGTTTGA
- the LOC103433704 gene encoding sister chromatid cohesion 1 protein 1 isoform X5 — MALRLSGILMEDAPLPLVELNEAGRMKPVGDHTVLPDGKSQARKEAITLPENEDTEIEGILNFSHDGSASMQFQRTSYFAMRLDSVEQYVNNNAAGEEANVGNITLPDRFDPFQADHFMYNRLERFDIERDEETQFNFTSGEYTHIPIPSPRDEHQEGLPVGDTNQDDQHPEQQANHPDESKEIR, encoded by the exons ATGGCTCTTCGCCTCTCAGGGATTCTAATGG AGGATGCGCCTCTTCCACTG GTCGAATTAAACGAAGCAGGGAGGATGAAACCTGTTGGGGACCACACCGTCCTCCCCGATGGAAAATCGCAAGCCAG AAAGGAAGCTATTACGCTGCCTGAGAACGAAGACACAGAGATTGAAGGAATTCTTAATTTTTCCCACGACGGCAGCGCCTCCATGCAATTTCAGCGAACCTCCTATTTTGCTATG CGACTTGATAGTGTTGAACAATATGTTAACAACAATGCAGCAGGGGAGGAAG CTAATGTCGGGAATATCACCTTACCTGATCGTTTTGATCCATTTCAAGCTGATCATTTTATGTACAATCGCTTGGAGAG ATTTGATATCGAACGGGATGAAGAGACACAGTTTAACTTCACGTCAGGAGAGTACACACATATTCCGATACCCTCTCCTCGCGATGAACATCAGGAAG GGCTTCCTGTAGGTGATACAAACCAAGATGATCAACATCCAGAACAACAGGCCAATCATCCAGATGAAAGCAAGGAAATTAGATAG
- the LOC103433704 gene encoding sister chromatid cohesion 1 protein 1 isoform X7 codes for MKPVGDHTVLPDGKSQARKEAITLPENEDTEIEGILNFSHDGSASMQFQRTSYFAMRLDSVEQYVNNNAAGEEGPAPQLYQANVGNITLPDRFDPFQADHFMYNRLERFDIERDEETQFNFTSGEYTHIPIPSPRDEHQEGDTNQDDQHPEQQANHPDESKEIR; via the exons ATGAAACCTGTTGGGGACCACACCGTCCTCCCCGATGGAAAATCGCAAGCCAG AAAGGAAGCTATTACGCTGCCTGAGAACGAAGACACAGAGATTGAAGGAATTCTTAATTTTTCCCACGACGGCAGCGCCTCCATGCAATTTCAGCGAACCTCCTATTTTGCTATG CGACTTGATAGTGTTGAACAATATGTTAACAACAATGCAGCAGGGGAGGAAGGTCCAGCTCCGCAACTCTACCAAG CTAATGTCGGGAATATCACCTTACCTGATCGTTTTGATCCATTTCAAGCTGATCATTTTATGTACAATCGCTTGGAGAG ATTTGATATCGAACGGGATGAAGAGACACAGTTTAACTTCACGTCAGGAGAGTACACACATATTCCGATACCCTCTCCTCGCGATGAACATCAGGAAG GTGATACAAACCAAGATGATCAACATCCAGAACAACAGGCCAATCATCCAGATGAAAGCAAGGAAATTAGATAG
- the LOC139187444 gene encoding protein ILITYHIA-like, producing the protein MAVPGNSDDVRSIPSSASGQGIPSEGNSGRSSRKRPHSASGGNIRLEPLLEMSHPDVHFKLSSSREQVPAFDQAPSPSTRVLFCADHPYLVGTARGDAFWKRLQECMHACGFDTISNILADVENLLKWLQNCMHASGFDIISNILANAENLVKIFDTPEGLISSGKMGTGKSAKKPDKGKAAMAEACMREKVREIQKNLSSMLRALGELAIPNPNFRQSRLSSLALETSI; encoded by the exons ATGGCAGTGCCTGGAAATTCTG ATGACGTAAGATCCATCCCAAGCTCAGCATCAGGGCAGGGAATTCCTTCAGAAGGCAATTCAGGACG GTCCAGCAGGAAAAGGCCTCATTCTGCATCCGGGGGCAACATTAGACTTGAACCATTACTAGAAATGAGTCACCCTGATGTACATTTCAAGTTGTCGAGCTCACGTGAGCAAGTCCCGGCATTTGATCAAG CTCCAAGTCCATCGACGCGAGTTTTGTTCTGCGCTGATCATCCATATTTGGTCGGAACTGCAAGGGGAGATGCATTTTGGAAG AGGCTACAAGAATGTATGCATGCATGTGGTTTCGACACCATTAGCAACATTTTGGCCGACGTGGAGAATTTGTTAAAG TGGCTGCAGAATTGTATGCATGCTTCTGGTTTTGACATCATCAGCAACATTTTGGCTAATGCGGAGAATTTGGTCAAG ATTTTTGATACCCCTGAAGGCTTGATTTCCAGTGGTAAAATGGGAACTGGGAAGTCTGCAAAGAAACCTG ATAAAGGAAAAGCTGCAATGGCGGAGGCATGCATGCGTGAGAAGGTCCGAGAAATACAGAAAAACCTGTCCTCCATGCTTAGAGCTCTCGGGGAATTGGCAATTCCTAATCCTAATTTCAGACAGAGTCGGCTTTCTTCCCTG GCTTTGGAAACATCAATTtga
- the LOC103433704 gene encoding sister chromatid cohesion 1 protein 1 isoform X3, translated as MALRLSGILMEDAPLPLVELNEAGRMKPVGDHTVLPDGKSQARKEAITLPENEDTEIEGILNFSHDGSASMQFQRTSYFAMRLDSVEQYVNNNAAGEEGPAPQLYQANVGNITLPDRFDPFQADHFMYNRLERFDIERDEETQFNFTSGEYTHIPIPSPRDEHQEGLPVGDTNQDDQHPEQQANHPDESKEIR; from the exons ATGGCTCTTCGCCTCTCAGGGATTCTAATGG AGGATGCGCCTCTTCCACTG GTCGAATTAAACGAAGCAGGGAGGATGAAACCTGTTGGGGACCACACCGTCCTCCCCGATGGAAAATCGCAAGCCAG AAAGGAAGCTATTACGCTGCCTGAGAACGAAGACACAGAGATTGAAGGAATTCTTAATTTTTCCCACGACGGCAGCGCCTCCATGCAATTTCAGCGAACCTCCTATTTTGCTATG CGACTTGATAGTGTTGAACAATATGTTAACAACAATGCAGCAGGGGAGGAAGGTCCAGCTCCGCAACTCTACCAAG CTAATGTCGGGAATATCACCTTACCTGATCGTTTTGATCCATTTCAAGCTGATCATTTTATGTACAATCGCTTGGAGAG ATTTGATATCGAACGGGATGAAGAGACACAGTTTAACTTCACGTCAGGAGAGTACACACATATTCCGATACCCTCTCCTCGCGATGAACATCAGGAAG GGCTTCCTGTAGGTGATACAAACCAAGATGATCAACATCCAGAACAACAGGCCAATCATCCAGATGAAAGCAAGGAAATTAGATAG
- the LOC103433704 gene encoding uncharacterized protein isoform X2 — MENRKPERKLLRCLRTKTQRLKEFLIFPTTAAPPCNFSEPPILLCDLIVLNNMLTTMQQGRKVQLRNSTKLMSGISPYLIVLIHFKLIILCTIAWRDLISNGMKRHSLTSRQESTHIFRYPLLAMNIRKVIQTKMINIQNNRPIIQMKARKLDRSKNDWGLKNGEQESNHLESILNKQSFLVMNANLGSKILQMFHEMQGNKSAKM, encoded by the exons ATGGAAAATCGCAAGCCAG AAAGGAAGCTATTACGCTGCCTGAGAACGAAGACACAGAGATTGAAGGAATTCTTAATTTTTCCCACGACGGCAGCGCCTCCATGCAATTTCAGCGAACCTCCTATTTTGCTATG CGACTTGATAGTGTTGAACAATATGTTAACAACAATGCAGCAGGGGAGGAAGGTCCAGCTCCGCAACTCTACCAAG CTAATGTCGGGAATATCACCTTACCTGATCGTTTTGATCCATTTCAAGCTGATCATTTTATGTACAATCGCTTGGAGAG ATTTGATATCGAACGGGATGAAGAGACACAGTTTAACTTCACGTCAGGAGAGTACACACATATTCCGATACCCTCTCCTCGCGATGAACATCAGGAAG GTGATACAAACCAAGATGATCAACATCCAGAACAACAGGCCAATCATCCAGATGAAAGCAAGGAAATTAGATAG GTCCAAAAACGACTGGGGACTAAAAAATGGAGAACAAGAAAGCAACCATCTGGAATcgattttgaacaaacaatcaTTCCTGGTCATGAATGCCAATCTTGGCTCCAAAATCCTTCAGATGTTTCACGAGATGCAAGGAAACAAAAG CGCAAAGATGTAA
- the LOC103433704 gene encoding sister chromatid cohesion 1 protein 1 isoform X6 codes for MKPVGDHTVLPDGKSQARKEAITLPENEDTEIEGILNFSHDGSASMQFQRTSYFAMRLDSVEQYVNNNAAGEEGPAPQLYQANVGNITLPDRFDPFQADHFMYNRLERFDIERDEETQFNFTSGEYTHIPIPSPRDEHQEGLPVGDTNQDDQHPEQQANHPDESKEIR; via the exons ATGAAACCTGTTGGGGACCACACCGTCCTCCCCGATGGAAAATCGCAAGCCAG AAAGGAAGCTATTACGCTGCCTGAGAACGAAGACACAGAGATTGAAGGAATTCTTAATTTTTCCCACGACGGCAGCGCCTCCATGCAATTTCAGCGAACCTCCTATTTTGCTATG CGACTTGATAGTGTTGAACAATATGTTAACAACAATGCAGCAGGGGAGGAAGGTCCAGCTCCGCAACTCTACCAAG CTAATGTCGGGAATATCACCTTACCTGATCGTTTTGATCCATTTCAAGCTGATCATTTTATGTACAATCGCTTGGAGAG ATTTGATATCGAACGGGATGAAGAGACACAGTTTAACTTCACGTCAGGAGAGTACACACATATTCCGATACCCTCTCCTCGCGATGAACATCAGGAAG GGCTTCCTGTAGGTGATACAAACCAAGATGATCAACATCCAGAACAACAGGCCAATCATCCAGATGAAAGCAAGGAAATTAGATAG
- the LOC103433704 gene encoding sister chromatid cohesion 1 protein 1 isoform X4 codes for MALRLSGILMEDAPLPLVELNEAGRMKPVGDHTVLPDGKSQARKEAITLPENEDTEIEGILNFSHDGSASMQFQRTSYFAMRLDSVEQYVNNNAAGEEGPAPQLYQANVGNITLPDRFDPFQADHFMYNRLERFDIERDEETQFNFTSGEYTHIPIPSPRDEHQEGDTNQDDQHPEQQANHPDESKEIR; via the exons ATGGCTCTTCGCCTCTCAGGGATTCTAATGG AGGATGCGCCTCTTCCACTG GTCGAATTAAACGAAGCAGGGAGGATGAAACCTGTTGGGGACCACACCGTCCTCCCCGATGGAAAATCGCAAGCCAG AAAGGAAGCTATTACGCTGCCTGAGAACGAAGACACAGAGATTGAAGGAATTCTTAATTTTTCCCACGACGGCAGCGCCTCCATGCAATTTCAGCGAACCTCCTATTTTGCTATG CGACTTGATAGTGTTGAACAATATGTTAACAACAATGCAGCAGGGGAGGAAGGTCCAGCTCCGCAACTCTACCAAG CTAATGTCGGGAATATCACCTTACCTGATCGTTTTGATCCATTTCAAGCTGATCATTTTATGTACAATCGCTTGGAGAG ATTTGATATCGAACGGGATGAAGAGACACAGTTTAACTTCACGTCAGGAGAGTACACACATATTCCGATACCCTCTCCTCGCGATGAACATCAGGAAG GTGATACAAACCAAGATGATCAACATCCAGAACAACAGGCCAATCATCCAGATGAAAGCAAGGAAATTAGATAG